The DNA segment TCGGGTCGTTGGGTATCTCGGTCGACTCGACGAGGAAAAAGGGATCCGAACGCTCGCCGCCGTCGCGAAGCACCTGCCCGAGGACATCAGGTTTCGGTTCATCGGCGATGGCGACCTCCGAAATTGGCTCGAGACCGAGCTCGAGTCGGAACGGGCTGCTGGCCAAGTGGAAGTGACCGGTTGGGTCGACCACGAAGACGTGCCGTCGGAACTGAGTTCCTTGCAGTTGTTGGTGATGGCGTCGGAACCAACCGAGGGCTTACCGACGACGATCCTTGAGGCGATGGCCTGCGGGACGCCGGCCTACGCGACGTCGGTCTCGGGCGTGCCGGACGTCGTGAAGGAAGGGGAGACGGGATATCTCATGGCAGAGATGGATCCAGAGTCTGTTGCGGCGGAGATCGCATCCCTCCTCGATAGTGATGAACTCTCGTCGACGAGCGCGAACGCCCGGGCGCTGATTACGTCATCGTACGACTTCGACGCGGCCAGGGACCGATACGAGGAGATCTTTTCCACCCTGGCGGCGTGATGCACGTCGAGAGACCGCCGTAGCAGGCTGTTTGATCTCGGTGACGAAACCTATAACCCTGGACCGTTAAAATGCGGTAGTATGACGCTGGTGGTACTGGGAATTGACGCACTGGATCCGGATCTCGTTGATCCCGAGCACCACCAAGCACTCACACTCGACCGGTACGAGTCCATCGAGACCATTCCGAGCATGACGGGGGAACCGAGTACGCACGAACTCTGGCCAACGATCATAACCGGCTGCAGTCCCGACGAACACGGTCTAAAACTCGAGGACGGCGTTGCGTGGGAGCATCCACTCCTCCGAATGGCACGTACCGTCGCGACGTATACGGTGCCGGATACGATCCAGACGAGAGTTGGCGCGTGGTTGCTCAACAACACGTCGGAAGATGCCTTCCGTGTCCCAGCGACGTACTACGTCGAACACGGTCTGTCGACGGTTTTCGATTCAGTCTCTGCGAAGGCGATCGGCATCCCGAACTACGTCACTAACCCAGACCGGGAGGATCGGGAACACCGTATTCGCCGGGAGATGGGGTCGCTGTTCGAACGCAATCCCGACACCCAAGGCGGTCACACCTCCTCCGACGTGACTGAATTCTACGAGCGGTGTATGGAGATGATTATGATTCGGACAGCTCGCATCCGACGGGCAGTTCGCAGTCGCCAATTCGAACTCGTCTTTGGATACACGAGTGGACTCGATCTTATCGGACACGTCTCTCACGATCGACCGGAGATGCAAGAACAGGCGTACGCTGAAGCGAACGACTTCGTCGTGGAACTCCTGGACGACCTCGATGAAACGGACGATCTGTTGCTCGTCAGCGATCATGGTCTGCAGGATGGATTGCACACAGACGAAGCGATGGTTGCCAGCACGGATCCCGAACTCATTGACGGAATCGGGAGTGTGACGGACGTTCGATCGGCCATCGAAGGAGAGCTCAACCGCGTTGATCACCAACCCGAGCCCCCCTGGACGGAGCAGGGATCGGTTGAACCGTCCGAACGAGTATCACAGCAACTCGAAGATCTCGGGTATATGTGACTTGCAGGATGAGGTACGACACGAAAGCGCATTCACCGTTTCATCTTCCCATCACCCAATGATAGCAAAACCCAACATCATCTGGCTTACGCTAGATAGCCTGCGTCAAGACCACACGACGATGGGCAGCTACGATCGAGAGACGACCCCCAATATCCAATCGATAGCGGATGGTTCAGATGGGATCGCCTTCTCGTCATGTTTCTCCCACTCTCGGGCATCCGCAACGTCGATCCCGTCGATACTCAGCGGCACGTACCCGTCGAGACACGGTACGTACTACGCGGATCGGTCGGGATTTCCGGACGAACTACCACTCGTCGCAGAACTACTACAGGATGTAGGCTATCATACCGCTGCCGTTTCCAATAACGCGTATGCGAGTGAATTAACCGGTCTCGAGCGTGGATTCGACGATTTCACGCTTCTCGGGACGACGCCTTTCGATCTCCTGAAAAGTGCCGGCGTTCGATCGGTGGCAAAATACATCGCAAATATCCGTCGTCATTCGGTGGGATTCGAGACAGATCTGCACGCTCACTCCGCCGCGTACTTGGTCAACGAAGTCACCGAACGGCGCATTCGTTCTGCGTCGGAGCCGGTTTTTCTGTACGTTCACTACAACGAAACCCACCGAGGATTCTATCCGCCGCTTCCGTACCTCGATCGGTTCACCGACGGGCTAGATATTTCACCCAGAGAGGCAGCCTCGATTGCGATGGACATCCACCACAACCTCGTAGAAATCGTCGCGAACGGATGCGAACTGAGTGAGACAGAGCTAGCTGCACTCGAAGCAATGTACGACGGTGAAATCGCGTATACGGACGATCGCGTCGGTGCCCTCTACGAAACGATTCAAACTTTGCTAGGCGAGACGATCATCGTCATCACCGCCGATCACGGTGAGCTATTTGGCGAGGAAAGTATGCTCGCGCATAAGTACAGTATGCACAACGCCGTACTGAACGTCCCGATGGTCGTCCAGGGTATCGAGGGCCTCACCGATGAGGGTCCGATTCAGCATTCGGACGTTATTCGAACATTGTTGGAAGTGGCTGGCGCCAGGACGGAAACCATTCAAGGGGTCGATCTCCGAGAGGAACAGCGTGAGTTCGCGATCAGTCAGTCGCCGCCGGGGACTCTGGACCCCTTACTCGAACACAACGCGTCATACGACAAAACGAAGTTCCCGACGGAGCCTTACTCGGTGTGTCAGAACGGGCAGTTCAAATACATCGATCGGTCGGACGGACCGCATCTGTATCGCCTTCCCGACGAAACGACGAACGTAGCAAGCGAACACCCAGATGCCGTCGAACAGATAGGTGATTTCTTATCATATTGGCTAGAAACTGAGGGCGAACGGATCGGGTCTGGTCAGGAGATCACCCTGGACGGTAAGACACAATCACGATTGGCTGATCTGGGATACTTAGACCATGAGATGTGATATGGTCATCATAATACTTTGTTTGGACGGCAGGGAAATTGACAAACAATCATAGACGGCTGATTGCACTAGTCTGTTTTACATTCAAGACACTGGATCTGTCTCTCAAAGATTGCTAACCACGTCTGACTCACCACGATGCCATCGTTGGTGCCACAACTACGATTATGGGCAATGTTTATACTCCGAAGATACATATCTATTTACTGCTAAAGCAATCCAATCCAAGCTGTAGCATCCGACATGAGTCTAAACGACACTATAGTAGAAAGGATAGACTGTCAGTTCCAGCTATGTGAAATAACCCCTGTTGGTTTAAAGTGAACATTCTAATTTCGACTCCATCAATGAGCGGGTTCGGTGTAGATTACACCTCTACAGTCGCAGCAACCCTGGATGATTGGGGACATAATGTGGAGGTTCTACAATTCGCAGCCCATGACCAGTTAGATAGGGTAACTGTCACTACTGCCTCCGTTTCCCGAACTATAGATCAAAAGTACGATACTAGTGTGACTCATTACGGTCGATGGGCACACAATTGGGTACTGTACAAACGATGGTACCAAATCGTTACAAGTCATTTGAAAGACAATTATTATGATGTGGTATTAACGGACAGAATATGTACCACCCCTACCGTACGTGCCGCAAGTACTGTTGGGGTATCATCAGTTATTCTTACCACGGGCCCTGCTGCAGTACGTTATGATTCTAGTGACGATAGTGTCGATAAAACTCCATCTTTTCCCTCCCTACCCGTATCGAAGAAAATTCAGTACCCGTTTATAAAATCAATACACAGACAGAATGAGGATGCGTTTACAACTGCAGACGAGGTAATCGCTCTCAGTGAATTCGACGCTAGCATTACAAATGAGACATTTGGGCGAACCCCTCGATGTATCTATCTTCCGGTTAAACTCGATGAATATACGGTGGATATTTGGGAACCAACGGCAGTTACGATGGCCAATCCAAGGAATGAACGGAAAGGACTAGATATCTTCCTTTCTGTCGCCAGGAACTTTCCAGACGTTGAATTCCAAGTAGTTGGAAAATTGCATGAAGGAGTTGATAGATCAGTGTTTGCCAAACAAGACAACGTCCGGTATCTAGGATGGGTCGATAACATGAAAGAAGTGTACAAAAATACGAAAGTGCTCATGATACCCTCAAAATATCAGGAAGGTGGACCTCGTTTGGTTCCAGAGGCGTTCGCAAATAGTATTCCAGTTATTGGCAGCGACCTTGGGGGGACGCCTGATTATATTGGTAATGGTGGTGAAATCGTATCAGATGTTCACTCAATTCAGGAGTGGGTGTCGACATTAGAAAAGTTATTGACAGACGATGAATATTACCAGATGAAGTCGAGCTTTGCTAGAGAGAGAAGTAGTTTGTTTGCCCTCAACTCCCAGGTAGGGAAACTGGAATCGATTTTACAAAGCGTATGAACTGCACCTTCGTTAAAAATGGATCTTGTTTAGACGTCGTATTTCGAGGCTTTCAGAGGTTCTACCGGGATCGGAAAGAGAATACTGCAATGGGCATCGGGGTATGCCACGCCAGATAGCTGGTTCACGCCCCGATGAGCCCGGCTCGTGAGTGATCTTCCATCGTTGCTCGCATCGTTTTGCTGCTCGACCGAGTCTGCGATCGGCAGAGACACCCTCAATCGACCGTTTTCGAGCGTCAAAACAGGGCCTAAAAATATAAACATGGGGTAGGGGCTATTCGATTATCCTTTCATAGATGGTTTTTAACTGTGATAGTGTATCGACTGCAAGGAACTTGCCCCTATATTTTTTAGCTTTTCTCTGATTATTCTCGGACAAGGATCTATCGATTGCTCGTGCAAGTGCATCAGGTGTTCTAGGGGAAAAATAGTCAGACACATCTTTCGGAGAAAATTCATTTATTCCTTCAGTGTCCGTAGCAACCACGGGGGTCCCGCTTGCAAGGGCCTCGATGATAGTGTTTGGTCCCATTTCATCTATTGATGGCATTACAAAAAGGTCGGCCTCCCAGTAGTAACGTGGGAGGTCTTTTCTCTCAATGAATCCAAGGTGGGTAATACACTTCTCAATACCAAGCGAATGGATTAATTTCCGTCGCGGAGTTCCTGTACCTGCGATAAAGGCGTGAAAGTCACTTTCAGACTTCGCAATTGCTCGTAGAAATAGATCATACCCCTTATGCTCCGATAAATCACCCACATATAATACAGTGGGAGAGTTCTTTTTTGATTCGTTTCCGAAATCCCAACTATTAGAAAATATTTCACTAACCCCTGGTTTCAAAACCCTTATTTTAGAGTTATCTACCCCATACTCAAGTAGTATTTTCCGATGATACTTGGTAAAACTTAATGCAATATCGTACGTTGCTATTTTAGTGAGTAATTGACGATATCGATATCCCACCTGTTGTTTAATACCAGATATATTACCATCATGATCCCATTGCCCTCCTTCCCGAATCGGTGACCACCCGCCTATGTTCGGGCCGATTACAACTGCTGTTTGGGCGTCTATTGCACTAAGTACTGTTGGGAAGATAAGACCATCTAGTCGCAATACATGGACGACGTCGTAATCACCTGTTCTCAATTCTCGGTGAATTCGAGGTAAGTTTAGAGCGATCTCGGCCTTATTCAGTTTTGATGCCCAGAGTTCGTTCGCCGATCCGAGGCAGGAATTACTTTGCGACGATAAAGTTGAATCCGGATTATCCACCATTAATGCAATGACCTCAAATTCGAAGGGTGGGTCATCCATATCACGGGCAGTATGTATCCAGTCATGGAACCGTCCAAACCTCCCCTCGCAATTTCCATTATAAAAAGGAGTTACATACGCTACCTTCATAGGGCCGATTTCCCGGAGATTGACCATGTAGGTTTCGATAATAAGAACACGCCCAGCGTCCAAATTCGATAGCCGTTAGATGAGACGTACAATCGGTTTGAGATGGAAGTCCAGGGTGCGGTATGAATAAATAGCCAGAATACCGTGTACACCATTATGACTGATCCAATTTGTGTCCTGGCCCTCGATGCCGCTGATTATGAACTCGTGAAACATTTTAATTGTGAAAATATACTCCAAACAAATCACAGATCGATTGAGGTTTTCTCTCATGAATACGATGTTCCGCAAACAACCGAAATCTGGCCAACAGTTGCTACCGGTGTCGGGCCAGCGGATCACGGACTGTCGACTGACGTTAGGGAGTGGGATAGCCAAACACTTCGGTACCTATCTATTTTCACATCATATCTCCCGATGGGTGTCCGAAAAGCGCTTGGACGCATTATTGAAGGAAGGGGTGCAAACCGAACGATCCAACGTGTTGCAGATGATGATCACATATTCGATGAGGCCTATGGGTGGCCAGGACTTACCGACGCAGACCACCTTCGCAAAGCTTGGAAGTGGTGTACTGAGGCAGAGGCTGGAAATCTGACTACAAAGACGCTTGATCGGCGACTTCGAGCTCACACTGGCCAAGAATTTGGGTGGTTAGTTTCGATGAGCAGGACCGATACAGCCATTATTGGTGTTCACTCTCATGTGCTTGATGTCGCTGGCCATTTATATGCAAACCAGCCGGACCTACTGCAAGAGGTTTATAGATGGGTGGACGATTTGGTTGGATTACTTCGGGCAAATCTTGACAAGCTCGTTATATTATCCGATCATGGTATCCAGAACGTGATCTGTGATGATAGTGATTTAGGGAATCACTCGTGGCGGGCAATGATTAGCGTTGATGGTGTTTCAGGGGCACTCCCGAAATCCGTGTATGATGTTCGCAAGTGGCTAG comes from the Halovivax cerinus genome and includes:
- a CDS encoding sulfatase, producing MIAKPNIIWLTLDSLRQDHTTMGSYDRETTPNIQSIADGSDGIAFSSCFSHSRASATSIPSILSGTYPSRHGTYYADRSGFPDELPLVAELLQDVGYHTAAVSNNAYASELTGLERGFDDFTLLGTTPFDLLKSAGVRSVAKYIANIRRHSVGFETDLHAHSAAYLVNEVTERRIRSASEPVFLYVHYNETHRGFYPPLPYLDRFTDGLDISPREAASIAMDIHHNLVEIVANGCELSETELAALEAMYDGEIAYTDDRVGALYETIQTLLGETIIVITADHGELFGEESMLAHKYSMHNAVLNVPMVVQGIEGLTDEGPIQHSDVIRTLLEVAGARTETIQGVDLREEQREFAISQSPPGTLDPLLEHNASYDKTKFPTEPYSVCQNGQFKYIDRSDGPHLYRLPDETTNVASEHPDAVEQIGDFLSYWLETEGERIGSGQEITLDGKTQSRLADLGYLDHEM
- a CDS encoding glycosyltransferase family 4 protein, yielding MVLTDRICTTPTVRAASTVGVSSVILTTGPAAVRYDSSDDSVDKTPSFPSLPVSKKIQYPFIKSIHRQNEDAFTTADEVIALSEFDASITNETFGRTPRCIYLPVKLDEYTVDIWEPTAVTMANPRNERKGLDIFLSVARNFPDVEFQVVGKLHEGVDRSVFAKQDNVRYLGWVDNMKEVYKNTKVLMIPSKYQEGGPRLVPEAFANSIPVIGSDLGGTPDYIGNGGEIVSDVHSIQEWVSTLEKLLTDDEYYQMKSSFARERSSLFALNSQVGKLESILQSV
- a CDS encoding glycosyltransferase, which gives rise to MPDPLAGVLAGLVRLLERAGYLLANDVITYTPSMARELDLDPTSESVHPNGARYVDLDRFYPRTPFEDRDRVVGYLGRLDEEKGIRTLAAVAKHLPEDIRFRFIGDGDLRNWLETELESERAAGQVEVTGWVDHEDVPSELSSLQLLVMASEPTEGLPTTILEAMACGTPAYATSVSGVPDVVKEGETGYLMAEMDPESVAAEIASLLDSDELSSTSANARALITSSYDFDAARDRYEEIFSTLAA
- a CDS encoding alkaline phosphatase family protein; protein product: MTLVVLGIDALDPDLVDPEHHQALTLDRYESIETIPSMTGEPSTHELWPTIITGCSPDEHGLKLEDGVAWEHPLLRMARTVATYTVPDTIQTRVGAWLLNNTSEDAFRVPATYYVEHGLSTVFDSVSAKAIGIPNYVTNPDREDREHRIRREMGSLFERNPDTQGGHTSSDVTEFYERCMEMIMIRTARIRRAVRSRQFELVFGYTSGLDLIGHVSHDRPEMQEQAYAEANDFVVELLDDLDETDDLLLVSDHGLQDGLHTDEAMVASTDPELIDGIGSVTDVRSAIEGELNRVDHQPEPPWTEQGSVEPSERVSQQLEDLGYM
- a CDS encoding glycosyltransferase family 4 protein, which translates into the protein MKVAYVTPFYNGNCEGRFGRFHDWIHTARDMDDPPFEFEVIALMVDNPDSTLSSQSNSCLGSANELWASKLNKAEIALNLPRIHRELRTGDYDVVHVLRLDGLIFPTVLSAIDAQTAVVIGPNIGGWSPIREGGQWDHDGNISGIKQQVGYRYRQLLTKIATYDIALSFTKYHRKILLEYGVDNSKIRVLKPGVSEIFSNSWDFGNESKKNSPTVLYVGDLSEHKGYDLFLRAIAKSESDFHAFIAGTGTPRRKLIHSLGIEKCITHLGFIERKDLPRYYWEADLFVMPSIDEMGPNTIIEALASGTPVVATDTEGINEFSPKDVSDYFSPRTPDALARAIDRSLSENNQRKAKKYRGKFLAVDTLSQLKTIYERIIE
- a CDS encoding alkaline phosphatase family protein, with product MTDPICVLALDAADYELVKHFNCENILQTNHRSIEVFSHEYDVPQTTEIWPTVATGVGPADHGLSTDVREWDSQTLRYLSIFTSYLPMGVRKALGRIIEGRGANRTIQRVADDDHIFDEAYGWPGLTDADHLRKAWKWCTEAEAGNLTTKTLDRRLRAHTGQEFGWLVSMSRTDTAIIGVHSHVLDVAGHLYANQPDLLQEVYRWVDDLVGLLRANLDKLVILSDHGIQNVICDDSDLGNHSWRAMISVDGVSGALPKSVYDVRKWLEAESTPVASPDEQHIDVGPARKHLSELGYLDE